The proteins below come from a single Fibrobacter sp. UWR4 genomic window:
- a CDS encoding TIGR03960 family B12-binding radical SAM protein, with product MTILDKIALALPAVESPARYMGGEANSVVKDHSQMLCRMAFVFPDKYEIGMSNNGIRILYHVINKEPDLLCEVSFAPWEDMAKEMEKYDIPLYSYASYTPVRDFEVLGMTLQTELNFTNVPYVLDLARVAVWSKDRKEDDPIVVAGGPAMANPEPVADFFDAFMIGDGEDIIVKFLRCVGEGRKARLPRKQILENLSRIDGVYIPSLTPTVINEFGDVVPAAPAAGPYEKTNGVRRQFIPVMDRKNYPIKNLIANMQLVHNRFSVEVMRGCAQGCRFCQAGIWYRPCRELDPDDVLEIAKEGIQATGERELGLLSLSTADYKPVEGLTDSIIDDPFFDTVDVSLPSIRVNAFGETLAQKISALKGGRSATFAPETGSERIRKMINKTISDQDMYNAAEHAFSSGFNKIKLYTMIGFPTENLEDMEAFCGLIENLVKIGRKYLRGCQIAVSMGILIPKSFTGLQWAPFMDKETALKHIRFVRERFFKHPNVKVNWAGWEMSHLEAVYSRGDRRLAPVIYEAYKKGLTFESDAYRFDYDKWLQVWEECGYDTSWVYRTREKDEVFPWDFIHAGTTKQYLRREWEKAFKEDSAPVPNCKWGDCQKCGIPGFGAEIHLANDPVRHKAPSRTPEEIKKLVAERRPKQKDCFSYKITFKKTGLSRFLPHHNMLSFFERTFLCAGIPIKFSEGFSPKPRIVNMGALPLGLETYCEIISVELLKPLDISKEGLPETMKKLSAPFPRGMEIVNIEPLTDKLSKHFPKAMVYSYTADDMDDAQAQNIREQFSVKNLPVVLNHRGQEINLNEHILDLQIQGKTILVKAKCNDQGGTASPFSIYAGLLGKEYDPKKVDDETRKFLIKKIAMDF from the coding sequence ATGACTATTCTCGACAAGATTGCCCTCGCCCTCCCTGCCGTTGAATCCCCCGCCCGATACATGGGTGGTGAAGCCAACAGCGTGGTCAAAGATCACAGCCAGATGCTTTGCCGCATGGCCTTCGTGTTCCCCGACAAGTACGAAATCGGCATGAGCAACAACGGCATCCGCATTCTGTACCATGTGATCAACAAGGAGCCGGACCTGCTTTGCGAAGTGAGCTTCGCTCCCTGGGAAGACATGGCGAAGGAAATGGAGAAGTACGACATTCCTCTTTACAGCTATGCCAGCTACACTCCCGTTCGAGATTTTGAAGTCCTGGGCATGACCCTCCAGACTGAATTGAACTTTACCAACGTCCCCTACGTTCTGGACCTGGCCCGCGTTGCCGTGTGGAGCAAGGACCGTAAGGAAGACGACCCTATCGTGGTGGCCGGAGGCCCCGCCATGGCAAACCCGGAACCGGTGGCGGACTTCTTTGACGCCTTCATGATCGGCGACGGCGAAGACATAATCGTGAAGTTCCTGCGCTGCGTTGGCGAGGGCCGCAAGGCAAGACTCCCCCGCAAGCAGATTCTAGAAAACCTGTCCAGGATTGACGGCGTCTACATTCCAAGCCTTACCCCGACAGTCATCAATGAATTCGGCGACGTGGTTCCCGCAGCCCCTGCCGCAGGTCCCTACGAAAAGACCAATGGTGTGCGCCGCCAGTTCATTCCCGTCATGGACCGCAAGAACTATCCCATCAAGAACCTCATTGCAAACATGCAGCTGGTCCATAACCGTTTCAGCGTGGAAGTCATGCGCGGTTGCGCCCAGGGTTGCCGTTTCTGCCAGGCTGGTATCTGGTACCGTCCCTGCCGTGAATTAGATCCAGATGACGTTCTTGAAATCGCCAAGGAAGGCATCCAGGCCACAGGCGAGCGCGAGCTCGGTTTGCTTTCCCTTTCTACCGCAGACTACAAGCCGGTGGAAGGCCTTACCGACTCCATCATCGACGACCCGTTCTTCGACACCGTGGACGTAAGCCTCCCCTCCATCCGCGTGAACGCCTTCGGCGAAACTCTGGCTCAGAAGATTTCCGCATTGAAGGGCGGCCGCAGCGCCACCTTCGCTCCCGAAACAGGTTCTGAACGAATCCGCAAGATGATCAACAAGACCATCAGCGACCAGGACATGTACAACGCTGCAGAACACGCTTTCAGTAGCGGTTTCAACAAGATCAAGCTGTACACCATGATCGGCTTCCCCACTGAAAACCTGGAAGACATGGAAGCCTTCTGCGGACTCATCGAAAACCTGGTGAAGATTGGCCGCAAGTACCTGCGTGGTTGCCAGATCGCCGTTTCCATGGGCATCCTCATTCCCAAGTCCTTTACTGGCCTCCAGTGGGCACCCTTCATGGACAAGGAAACCGCCCTCAAGCACATCCGCTTTGTCCGCGAAAGATTCTTCAAGCACCCCAACGTGAAGGTGAACTGGGCCGGCTGGGAAATGAGCCATTTGGAAGCGGTTTACAGCCGCGGCGATCGTCGCCTGGCTCCCGTGATTTACGAAGCCTACAAGAAAGGTCTTACCTTCGAAAGCGACGCCTACCGATTCGATTACGACAAGTGGCTTCAGGTCTGGGAAGAATGTGGCTACGACACCAGCTGGGTGTACCGCACCCGCGAAAAGGATGAAGTGTTCCCCTGGGACTTCATTCACGCAGGCACTACCAAGCAGTACCTCCGTCGTGAATGGGAAAAGGCCTTCAAGGAAGACTCCGCACCCGTTCCCAACTGCAAGTGGGGCGATTGCCAGAAGTGCGGCATTCCGGGCTTCGGTGCAGAAATCCATTTGGCAAACGACCCGGTGCGCCACAAGGCACCTAGCCGCACTCCCGAAGAAATCAAGAAGTTGGTGGCAGAACGTCGTCCGAAGCAGAAGGACTGTTTCAGCTACAAGATCACCTTCAAGAAAACTGGCCTCAGCCGTTTCCTGCCCCATCACAACATGCTGAGCTTCTTCGAACGTACCTTCCTCTGCGCAGGCATTCCCATCAAGTTCAGCGAAGGCTTCAGCCCCAAGCCCCGCATCGTGAACATGGGCGCATTGCCCCTGGGTCTTGAAACCTACTGCGAAATCATCAGCGTGGAACTTCTGAAGCCTCTGGATATTTCCAAGGAAGGCCTGCCGGAAACCATGAAGAAACTTTCCGCCCCCTTCCCCCGCGGCATGGAAATCGTGAACATCGAGCCTTTGACCGACAAGCTTTCCAAACACTTCCCCAAGGCCATGGTCTACAGCTATACCGCCGACGACATGGATGACGCTCAGGCACAGAACATTCGCGAGCAGTTCAGCGTCAAGAACCTTCCCGTAGTACTCAACCACCGCGGCCAGGAAATCAACCTGAACGAACATATTCTGGATCTACAGATTCAGGGCAAGACCATCCTCGTGAAGGCAAAGTGCAACGATCAAGGCGGCACCGCAAGCCCCTTCAGCATTTACGCAGGTCTTCTCGGCAAGGAATACGATCCTAAGAAAGTTGATGACGAAACAAGAAAGTTCCTAATCAAGAAAATCGCAATGGATTTCTAA